Proteins encoded by one window of Alkalinema sp. FACHB-956:
- the rseP gene encoding RIP metalloprotease RseP produces the protein MPIFQVILILALLIFVHELGHFLAARLQGIYANRFSIGFGPVLWKYQGKQTEYALRALPLGGFVGFPDDDPDSDIPPTDPNLLRNRPVFDRAIVISAGVIANLIFAYAVLVAQAGTVGIPTPIFKPGVLLPKVEQASVAEKAGLQAGDVVLAINGKPIPAASNSPDRLRQAIETSPNQELQLQVQRKQENLTIAITPELDQKKKVGRVGIGLFPMLEKVEIKKPRNPIESLTLAADEFNRITTQTIAGFGMLVSKFSQVADQVAGPVAIVRQGAQLAQDDPRRLFGFAALISINLAVINILPLPALDGGQLVFILFEALSGKPVPKRIEESFMQTGLVLLLGLGVFLIIRDTANWIQQ, from the coding sequence ATGCCAATTTTTCAGGTCATTCTGATTCTCGCCTTGCTGATCTTTGTGCATGAGTTAGGCCACTTTTTGGCGGCACGGCTCCAAGGAATCTACGCCAACCGATTTTCGATCGGCTTTGGCCCGGTGCTCTGGAAATACCAAGGTAAACAGACAGAATATGCTCTCCGGGCCTTACCTTTGGGTGGTTTTGTGGGATTTCCTGACGATGATCCAGATAGTGACATTCCCCCCACAGATCCCAACCTGTTGCGTAATCGTCCCGTCTTCGATCGGGCGATCGTCATCAGTGCAGGGGTGATTGCCAATCTGATTTTTGCCTATGCCGTTTTAGTTGCTCAGGCAGGGACAGTCGGTATTCCAACACCGATTTTTAAACCAGGGGTGCTCCTGCCCAAAGTCGAACAGGCGTCTGTAGCCGAAAAAGCCGGACTGCAAGCGGGGGACGTTGTTCTAGCCATTAACGGCAAGCCCATTCCAGCAGCCAGTAACTCCCCCGATCGCCTGCGCCAAGCGATCGAAACCAGCCCTAATCAGGAATTGCAGTTACAGGTGCAGCGCAAGCAGGAAAATCTGACGATCGCCATTACACCGGAACTGGATCAAAAGAAAAAAGTCGGTCGGGTTGGGATTGGGCTGTTTCCCATGCTGGAAAAAGTGGAGATCAAAAAGCCCCGCAATCCGATCGAATCCTTGACCCTGGCCGCCGATGAATTTAATCGGATTACGACCCAAACGATCGCGGGCTTTGGTATGTTGGTCAGCAAGTTCAGTCAAGTGGCTGATCAAGTGGCAGGGCCGGTGGCGATCGTTCGTCAGGGTGCCCAGTTAGCCCAGGATGATCCGCGTCGGCTGTTTGGCTTCGCTGCCTTGATTAGCATTAACCTAGCGGTGATCAATATTCTGCCGTTGCCAGCGCTGGATGGGGGGCAATTGGTTTTTATTCTGTTTGAGGCGCTGTCCGGGAAACCTGTGCCCAAGCGGATTGAAGAGAGCTTTATGCAAACCGGATTGGTGTTGCTCCTCGGGCTTGGCGTATTTCTGATTATCCGAGATACCGCTAACTGGATCCAGCAGTAA
- the nth gene encoding endonuclease III, with the protein MQAEATPPTRRTRLPAKKQRALEVLVRLKRLYLGATCSLDFENPLQLLVATMLAAQCTDERVNKVTPALFQRYPNAQAFAEADLDELESLVKSTGFYRNKAKNIRAACQMILEQFEGEVPRTMETLTRLPGVARKTANVVSAVGYGVNLGFTVDTHVTRLSNRLGFTKHQDAVKIERDLMKLFPQPEWENTSIHLIYHGRAICDARKPLCEACELADLCPSAGKVNRQKELAKRGK; encoded by the coding sequence ATGCAAGCTGAAGCGACGCCTCCCACCCGTCGGACTCGTCTCCCGGCCAAAAAACAACGGGCCTTAGAAGTTTTGGTGCGTTTGAAACGGCTATATCTTGGGGCGACCTGTTCCTTAGATTTTGAAAATCCCTTGCAGCTTTTGGTTGCCACCATGCTGGCGGCGCAATGTACCGATGAACGGGTGAACAAAGTCACGCCTGCCTTGTTCCAGCGCTATCCCAACGCCCAAGCCTTTGCAGAAGCTGACCTAGACGAGTTGGAATCCCTCGTAAAATCGACGGGCTTCTACCGCAATAAGGCGAAAAATATTCGGGCAGCCTGCCAGATGATTCTGGAGCAGTTCGAAGGGGAGGTGCCTCGCACGATGGAAACCCTGACGCGTTTGCCGGGAGTGGCTCGCAAAACGGCCAATGTGGTGTCTGCGGTGGGGTATGGGGTGAATTTAGGCTTTACGGTAGATACCCATGTGACGCGCTTGAGCAATCGGTTAGGCTTCACTAAGCACCAGGATGCCGTCAAAATCGAGCGGGACTTAATGAAATTGTTTCCCCAGCCAGAATGGGAAAATACTTCGATCCATCTGATCTACCATGGTCGTGCCATTTGCGATGCCCGTAAGCCCCTGTGCGAAGCCTGCGAACTGGCGGATTTATGTCCTTCAGCGGGGAAGGTGAATCGCCAAAAGGAACTTGCAAAGCGCGGTAAGTAG
- the rpsN gene encoding 30S ribosomal protein S14, which produces MAKKGMIEREKRREKLVAKYAEKRAALKAEFESIEDPMEKLEVHRKIQQLPRNSAKIRLHNRCWATGRPHAYYRDFGLSRHVLREMAHQGLLPGVVKSSW; this is translated from the coding sequence ATGGCTAAGAAAGGCATGATTGAGCGCGAAAAAAGGCGCGAAAAGCTGGTTGCCAAATATGCTGAAAAGCGGGCTGCGCTGAAGGCAGAATTTGAAAGCATCGAAGATCCCATGGAGAAGCTGGAAGTTCATCGTAAGATCCAGCAACTACCTCGCAACAGTGCCAAGATTCGTCTGCACAACCGTTGCTGGGCTACGGGTCGTCCCCACGCCTATTACCGTGACTTTGGGTTATCTCGTCACGTTCTCCGCGAAATGGCCCACCAAGGGCTGCTTCCTGGAGTCGTGAAGTCTAGCTGGTAG
- the aat gene encoding leucyl/phenylalanyl-tRNA--protein transferase codes for MELDVPSIVQAYAEGYFLMADDDHQLGWYVSRQRTLIPLDDRFRYPKSLRRALNQNRFEVAIDRAFMEVVEGCADRDTTWISEELKLVYYKLHQAGWAHSFETWQGDHLAGGILGIVIRGAFIGESMFYRIPEGSKVAMVKLVEHLRNRQFVLFDAQMTNPHLERFGSYIINDRQYQVLLNQALQQNCQFLDEPAPR; via the coding sequence ATGGAACTTGATGTGCCCTCGATCGTGCAAGCCTACGCAGAGGGCTACTTTTTGATGGCGGATGATGACCATCAGTTGGGCTGGTATGTCAGTCGGCAGCGGACGCTGATTCCTCTGGACGATCGCTTCCGTTATCCCAAATCCCTACGACGGGCACTGAATCAGAATCGCTTTGAAGTTGCTATCGATCGGGCCTTTATGGAGGTTGTGGAGGGCTGTGCCGATCGGGACACCACCTGGATTTCCGAAGAACTGAAACTGGTGTATTACAAATTGCACCAAGCGGGTTGGGCCCATAGTTTTGAGACCTGGCAGGGAGATCATCTGGCGGGGGGCATTTTGGGTATTGTGATTCGTGGGGCCTTTATTGGTGAATCGATGTTCTATCGCATTCCCGAAGGCTCAAAGGTGGCGATGGTCAAGCTGGTGGAGCATTTGCGCAATCGTCAGTTTGTCCTATTTGACGCCCAGATGACCAACCCCCATTTGGAACGCTTCGGTTCCTACATCATCAACGATCGGCAGTACCAAGTCCTCCTCAACCAAGCATTACAACAAAACTGCCAGTTTCTAGACGAGCCAGCTCCTAGATAA
- a CDS encoding cupin domain-containing protein produces the protein MTSSFDTHASHADTMTNPVQQLPDSAQTLQGENFSALLLDRWQSLEQATFDLKTRNFKVQGKLFLKELLGLTGAEISLNVMPPGGAVPFYHKHQQSEEIYLFIQGQGEFQVDGECFSVQSGSVVRVAPEGERCWRNTGTNTLVTIVVQVLQKSYESIHTIVDGVAIDKPVVWAD, from the coding sequence ATGACTTCTTCCTTCGACACCCATGCATCCCATGCAGACACGATGACCAATCCTGTGCAACAGCTTCCAGACAGTGCCCAAACCTTGCAAGGGGAGAATTTTTCAGCGTTGCTGCTCGATCGGTGGCAATCTTTGGAGCAGGCAACGTTTGATTTGAAAACCCGTAACTTCAAGGTGCAAGGGAAGTTATTTCTGAAGGAATTACTGGGTCTGACCGGAGCAGAAATTTCCCTGAATGTGATGCCTCCTGGTGGGGCAGTGCCCTTCTATCACAAGCATCAGCAGAGTGAAGAGATTTACCTGTTTATCCAAGGACAAGGAGAGTTTCAGGTAGATGGAGAGTGTTTTTCAGTGCAGTCCGGCTCCGTGGTACGGGTGGCACCAGAAGGGGAGCGGTGTTGGCGCAATACGGGAACGAACACATTAGTGACGATCGTGGTGCAGGTCCTTCAAAAGTCCTATGAATCCATTCACACGATCGTAGATGGGGTAGCGATTGACAAGCCAGTTGTTTGGGCGGATTAG
- a CDS encoding helix-turn-helix domain-containing protein, protein MPPERRSACPIACALDLIGDRWTLLIIRDMLFFNKQRFEEFLESPEGISTNILTNRLKMLEEFGLVEKKRYSSHSRRMNYSLTDYGRSLRPVLKAMLAWGTKYIPETQTMLPASTDQPMLDQIVPNAGEIVEK, encoded by the coding sequence ATGCCGCCTGAGCGTCGATCGGCCTGTCCTATTGCTTGTGCCTTGGATCTCATTGGCGATCGTTGGACGTTGTTAATCATTCGCGATATGTTGTTTTTCAACAAACAGCGATTCGAGGAGTTTTTAGAGTCGCCAGAAGGCATTTCGACGAATATCTTGACCAATCGTTTAAAGATGTTGGAAGAGTTCGGCCTGGTCGAAAAAAAACGCTACAGCAGCCATTCCCGCCGTATGAACTATTCCTTGACGGACTATGGTAGAAGTCTCAGACCTGTATTGAAAGCGATGTTGGCCTGGGGAACAAAGTACATTCCGGAAACTCAGACAATGCTTCCCGCTTCTACGGATCAGCCTATGTTGGATCAGATTGTGCCAAATGCTGGCGAGATTGTGGAAAAGTGA